One Astyanax mexicanus isolate ESR-SI-001 chromosome 3, AstMex3_surface, whole genome shotgun sequence genomic region harbors:
- the LOC125799463 gene encoding interferon-induced very large GTPase 1-like: MPEDQTAQNLKSLPLSFLKKIMLANTTARSTERKTTPEHTINFRDKDLEELNPLDLITAVFLCSDPFLQQELSLKMSLCQFAIPFLLPNSDTQQCTLMMWAMRDIVKKCRPHCSRDRFEENSIVLANMPMVSFARLGKCSLSKSGFLNKLLSKTQQHHDTFVYKEMVSGNIQRKISNGLVEISWYLPSGKKNDIFKEPLAVTNLRGDIFSFETQFSFLCETSTAVFLFCDDLDAHQEFLSSLQFKARLVLVCPSSTKDLQSALVLKPNTLLLVKCKNENDAVFVIKLHETVAKVVKDSQKLCIEKMSAIATDLGIEVDENNATCQNAKKKADSITEGITDISKYKNLELPLQGELWKELSNLEKEECRLKHAGEKNIEHYKTKVQEKIQELRKQQSMNGITRSILLFNSSLNGSQEERSYFLKWMKINLDNLTRKNLTQIEEIYKAECQNSAKDEQRITELENQIANSGLGIEHYFREIGQLYESSPYQNHLKNLPKICAELMLNGFPLELVDGDASNIPMNWVGDVIKELNQLTKPNNTIRVVTVLGVQSTGKSTLLNTMFGVQFAVSSGRCTRGAFMLLIKVAEEYRKELKCDFIMIIDTEGLKAPALAKLPNSYEHDNELATLVVGLSDFTVVNIAMENAADMKDTLQIVVHAFLRMKEVGKKPCCHFVHQNVGDVDAHDKTLRDRKIFLEQLNEATQHAAKMENKGNNKRFSDILDYQPEKNNWYIPSLWLGTPPMAAVNTGYSDEVYDLKQSILKHFKSVKGQAHDFVEFEKWAESLWKAVKYENFIFSFRNSLVAEAYSKLCTEFHTWEWAFKKEVNAWFISSETKISNMSNGTTLLESAESVNIDDLLMSLKYEAAEKVTTEGETLEEKIKQYFEREDNHVHLVEKYKEDFLVSALSLKRETEMQMKRKLESAVEIQKSKAKLEDVRQKQRNIMKQRVLDLINVCKKKTHKLSERELEEDFQEVWDKAVQECSFNSMPKQDVASEILSLLRSNLQRKGGAVREMLSSITCLEEYGTGPFVTKRGKDNLLFRLLENHHRYETTMRIQDMSKMIINSSKQFIELKTSVQSDYNTFDVQDLLCHIDERLKQESQLDISPEHEASLKIYICAHAAREFQRMHDAFIEKNDPRKTLEKFKSQWLADFKDFYYQRDQCNTKADVFAEKCLLPAVTEYIQKSLGPDIVDEMLTSRTGIDFSTRSFFQFSFLKELLLGQDFSKMFQYIESYEESVTLWILEQIIKHFSREDRLVKLETQHLKSVIAKIKKALVNAQTKLENACGSSQENLRKFVTHFCTDLRKELVLSADSLDSALFLNYSSPNEFAECLKSSVEKMQANLTMQLHRDNNVRVKLGRMPMMMPQKELFSRVFGCGKRCPFCRAPCEAGGKKHTEHFASVHRPQGLGNFTWVSTKKLIPDICSSLVASEKSFRCKDTGNKWHPYSDYRRFYPEWRIQPDTSIEASDFWKYIFTKYNKKFADEYKAFPADIPDNWHGITLQQAQSSLEDAFMMRF; the protein is encoded by the coding sequence ATGCCAGAAGAccaaactgctcaaaatctaaaATCACTACCACtcagttttcttaaaaaaataatgttggcCAATACAACAGCAAGAAGCACTGAAAGGAAAACAACCCCTGAACACACAATTAATTTCAGAGATAAAGACCTGGAGGAACTCAATCCACTGGATCTGATCACAGCTGTGTTCCTTTGCTCAGATCCTTTCCTCCAACAGGAATTGTCTTTGAAAATGTCATTGTGCCAATTTGCCATTCCCTTTCTTTTGCCAAACTCTGACACTCAGCAGTGCACACTAATGATGTGGGCCATGAGGGACATTGTAAAAAAATGCAGACCTCACTGTTCCAGAGATAGATTTGAAGAAAACAGCATTGTCTTGGCCAACATGCCAATGGTTTCTTTTGCTAGACTCGGAAAATGTAGCTTATCCAAGTCTGGCTTTCTGAATAAACTTCTCAGCAAAACACAGCAGCACCATGACACATTTGTTTACAAGGAAATGGTCAGTGGAAATATCCAAAGGAAAATCTCAAATGGTCTTGTTGAAATTAGCTGGTATCTCCCCAGCGGGAAGAAAAATGACATCTTCAAGGAGCCGTTAGCAGTAACTAATCTCCGTGGGGATATTTTCTCCTTTGAGACTCAGTTCTCCTTCCTTTGTGAAACATCAACTGCAGTGTTTCTTTTCTGTGATGACCTGGATGCACACCAAGAATTTCTGAGTTCTTTACAATTCAAGGCAAGACTTGTTCTGGTCTGCCCCTCCAGCACAAAGGACCTGCAAAGTGCTCTAGTGTTGAAGCCTAACACCTTGCTACTCGTGAAATGCAAAAATGAGAATGATGCTGTATTCGTAATTAAATTACATGAAACTGTTGCTAAGGTAGTTAAGGATTCCCAAAAATTGTGCATTGAAAAAATGTCAGCAATCGCAACAGATCTTGGTATTGAAGTGGATGAAAACAATGCTACTTGTCAAAATGCTAAGAAAAAGGCTGATTCGATTACAGAAGGCATTACAGACATATCAAAGTATAAAAACCTTGAATTGCCATTACAAGGGGAGCTCTGGAAAGAACTCTCAAATTTAGAAAAAGAAGAATGCAGATTAAAACATGCAGGGGAAAAGAATATTGAGCATTACAAGACTAAAGTTCAAGAAAAAATTCAGGAGCTTAGAAAGCAACAGAGTATGAATGGAATTACTCGAAGTATATTACTTTTTAATTCCAGCTTAAATGGTTCTCAAGAAGAGAGGTCCTATTTTCTTAAATGGATGAAGATCAACTTGGACAATTTGACAAGAAAGAATTTGACACAGATTGAGGAGATTTACAAGGCAGAGTGTCAGAATTCCGCAAAGGATGAACAACGGATTACAGAATTAGAAAATCAGATTGCTAACAGTGGCTTAGGAATTGAACATTACTTCAGGGAGATAGGTCAGCTTTACGAGTCATCCCCTTACCAAAATCATCTGAAAAATCTCCCAAAAATATGTGCCGAGTTAATGCTGAATGGGTTTCCACTGGAACTTGTGGATGGGGATGCATCAAACATTCCAATGAATTGGGTGGGAGATGTAATTAAAGAGCTGAACCAGTTGACAAAGCCTAATAACACAATTCGTGTAGTCACAGTATTAGGTGTGCAAAGCACGGGGAAGTCGACTCTTCTTAACACCATGTTTGGAGTTCAGTTCGCAGTTAGCAGTGGAAGATGTACAAGAGGTGCCTTCATGCTTCTCATAAAGGTAGCTGAAGAATACAGGAAAGAATTAAAGTGTGACTTCATCATGATCATTGACACAGAGGGACTGAAGGCACCTGCACTGGCAAAACTGCCTAACAGCTATGAACATGATAATGAATTAGCAACACTAGTTGTAGGGCTGAGTGATTTTACAGTTGTCAACATTGCTATGGAAAATGCTGCAGATATGAAGGATACCCTTCAGATTGTTGTGCATGCATTCTTGCGCATGAAGGAAGTTGGCAAGAAACCATGCTGTCATTTTGTGCATCAGAATGTGGGTGATGTCGATGCTCATGACAAGAcattgagagacagaaagatttTTCTTGAGCAATTGAATGAGGCGACACAACATGCAGCAAAAATGGAAAACAAGGGAAACAACAAGAGGTTTTCAGACATTTTAGACTATCAACCAGAAAAGAACAACTGGTACATACCTAGTCTGTGGCTTGGTACTCCTCCAATGGCAGCAGTTAACACAGGTTATAGTGATGAGGTATATGACCTGAAACAGTCTATACTGAAACATTTCAAATCAGTGAAAGGTCAAGCTCATGATTTTGTGGAATTTGAAAAATGGGCAGAAAGTTTATGGAAAGCTGTCAAATATGAGAATTTCATTTTCAGTTTTCGTAACAGCCTTGTTGCTGAAGCATATTCTAAACTTTGTACAGAGTTCCACACGTGGGAATGGGCCTTCAAAAAAGAAGTGAACGCATGGTTCATAAGCTCTGAAACTAAGATCTCTAACATGTCTAATGGAACCACATTGCTGGAATCAGCAGAATCAGTTAACATTGATGATTTGTTGATGAGTTTAAAGTATGAGGCAGCAGAGAAGGTAACTACAGAAGGAGAAACCCTTGAAGAAAAAATAAAGCAATACTTTGAGAGAGAAGATAATCATGTCCATCTAGTGGAAAAGTACAAAGAGGACTTTTTGGTTAGTGCATTGAGTCTAAAAAGAGAGACTGAGATGCAAATGAAGAGAAAACTGGAGAGTGCAGTGGAGATTCAAAAGAGTAAAGCAAAGTTGGAAGACGTAaggcaaaaacaaagaaatatcATGAAACAACGAGTGTTAGATTTGATTAATGTTtgcaaaaagaaaacacacaaactgtctgaAAGAGAACTGGAGGAGGATTTTCAGGAAGTATGGGATAAAGCTGTACAAGAGTGCTCTTTTAATTCCATGCCAAAGCAAGATGTGGCGAGTGAAATCTTGAGCTTATTACGAAGCAACCTTCAAAGGAAGGGTGGGGCAGTGCGTGAGATGTTATCCAGCATCACGTGTTTGGAAGAGTACGGAACAGGGCCGTTTGTAACAAAGCGTGGAAAAGATAATCTTCTCTTCAGGTTACTTGAAAATCATCATCGTTATGAGACTACAATGAGAATTCAGGACATGTCCAAAATGATCATCAATAGCAGTAAGCAATTTATCGAGCTCAAAACAAGTGTGCAATCAGACTACAACACTTTTGATGTCCAGGATTTGCTGTGTCACATTGATGAGAGGTTAAAACAAGAAAGCCAGCTGGATATCAGCCCGGAACATGAAGCATCTCTTAAAATCTACATTTGTGCACATGCTGCACGGGAGTTCCAGCGAATGCATGATGCTTTTATAGAGAAAAATGACCCCCGGAAGACACTTGAGAAATTCAAATCTCAGTGGTTAGCAGATTTTAAGGACTTCTATTATCAAAGAGACCAATGCAACACCAAAGCCGATGTGTTTGCTGAAAAATGTCTTTTACCAGCTGTAACCGAGTACATCCAGAAATCTCTTGGCCCTGACATTGTAGATGAAATGCTGACAAGCAGAACAGGAATTGATTTTAGCACCCGatcattttttcagttttcattttTGAAGGAACTGCTTCTAGGCCAGGACTTTTCAAAGATGTTTCAGTACATTGAGTCATATGAGGAATCTGTCACTCTGTGGATATTAGAGCAGATCATTAAGCATTTCTCAAGAGAAGACAGGCTTGTAAAATTAGAAACCCAGCACTTGAAAAGTGTCATTGCAAAAATCAAGAAAGCTCTTGTCAATGCTCAGACGAAATTGGAGAATGCTTGTGGGAGTAGTCAGGAAAACCTCAGGAAGTTTGTGACACATTTCTGTACTGACCTCAGGAAGGAGCTTGTTCTGTCCGCTGACAGCCTCGATTCAGCCCTCTTTTTAAACTATTCTAGTCCTAACGAGTTTGCAGAGTGTCTTAAATCATCAGTAGAGAAAATGCAAGCAAACCTAACAATGCAATTACACAGAGACAATAATGTGAGGGTAAAACTGGGCAGAATGCCAATGATGATGCCCCAAAAAGAGCTCTTTAGCAGAGTGTTTGGCTGTGGGAAGAGATGTCCATTCTGCAGAGCGCCCTGTGAAGCTGgaggaaaaaaacacactgagCACTTTGCATCTGTTCATCGACCCCAAGGTCTTGGAAACTTTACATGGGTTTCCACTAAAAAACTGATTCCTGACATATGCTCCTCTCTTGTCGCCAGTGAAAAGTCATTCCGTTGTAAAGATACAGGAAATAAGTGGCATCCATACAGTGACTACAGGAGGTTTTATCCAGAGTGGAGGATTCAGCCTGACACAAGCATTGAAGCCTCTGACTTCTGGAAGTACATCTTTACCAAATACAACAAAAAGTTTGCTGATGAATACAAAGCTTTCCCAGCAGATATCCCAGACAACTGGCATGGTATCACTTTACAACAGGCGCAAAGTAGCTTGGAAGATGCGTTTATGATGCGATTTTAG